Proteins encoded by one window of Pseudophryne corroboree isolate aPseCor3 chromosome 3 unlocalized genomic scaffold, aPseCor3.hap2 SUPER_3_unloc_38, whole genome shotgun sequence:
- the LOC134984134 gene encoding gastrula zinc finger protein XlCGF17.1-like, with the protein TVFPCSIDAKCFTQNTKPIKPHTGKAGGRPLICSECGKCFTKKSYLVIHHRIHTGEKPFPCSECGKCFTQKSHLVRHERRHTGEKPFSCSECGKCFAQKSALVRHEREHTGEKPFPCSECGKYCVSKSQLVTHLRSHTGEKPFPCSECGKCFACKSHLVIHHRSHTGEKPFPCSECGKCCVSKSQLVTHLRSHTGEKPFPCSECGKCFACKSDLVIHHRSHIGEKPFSCSECGKSFTWKSNLVRHEREHTGEKPFPCSECGKCCVSKSQLVTHLRSQ; encoded by the exons acagtgtttccgtgttctatagatgccaaatgttttacacagaacacaaagcctattaaaccacacacaggtaaggcaggtggaaggccactgatatgttcagagtgtggaaaatgttttacaaagaaatcatatcttgttatacatcacagaattcacacaggtgagaagccatttccatgttctgagtgtgggaaatgttttacacagaaatcacatcttgttagacatgagagaagacacacaggtgagaagccattttcctgttccgagtgtgggaaatgttttgcacagaaatcagctcttgttagacatgagagagagcacacaggtgagaagccatttccatgttctgagtgtgggaaatattgtgtaagtaaatcacaacttgttacacatctgcgcagtcacacaggtgagaaaccttttccatgttctgagtgtgggaaatgttttgcatgtaaatcacatcttgttatacatcacagaagtcacacaggtgagaagccatttccatgttctgagtgtgggaaatgttgtgtaagtaaatcacaacttgttacacatctgcgcagtcacacaggtgagaaaccttttccgtgttctgagtgtgggaaatgttttgcatgtaaatcagatcttgttatacatcacagaagtcacataggtgagaagccattttcttgctctgagtgcgggaaaagttttacctggaaatccaatcttgttagacatgagagagagcacacaggtgagaagccatttccatgttctgagtgtgggaaatgttgtgtaagtaaatcacaacttgttacacatctgcgcagtc AATAA